The region TGATGGTTTTGATGTCGTACCAGATAAAGACGACTCACGTTATGGATGGTCTATGAGCCAACAAGGTTATGTTAGCAGATACGATTGGCAAACTGGTAATAATTATGGTGTAAAACCAACACATCCAGATAAAGATGTAGTACTAAGATTTAATTGGAATAGTGCAATTAATATTGACCCTTTTGATAATAGCACCATCTATTTTGGAAGTCAATTTGTACATAAATCTACCGACAAAGGATTGACTTGGACAGTTATCTCACCTGACTTAACTACAAACGATCCAGACAAGCAAAAACAGCATGAAAGTGGCGGAATAACAATGGATGCAACAGGTGCAGAAAACCATTGTAGCATATTAGTTATCGAGCCTTCTCCAGTAGAAAAAGATGTACTTTGGATTGGTACCGATGATGGTAAAGTACACATCACAAAAAATGGAGGACAAACGTATGAAGATGTTTCTAATAACCTGAGAGGATTACCTAAGGGAAGTTGGATTCCACAAATAAAAGCTAGTAATAAAAATAAAGGTGAAGCTTTACTAATTGCCAACGATTATAGACGTTTCAACTACACACCTTATGCTTACAGAACTAAGAATTATGGAAAAACTTGGGAACGTATCGTAGATGAAAATGATGTAAAAAGTTACGCACTAGCAATAGTTGAAGATTTGGAAGAACCCAATTTGATGTTTTTAGGGACAGATGATGGACTATATGTCTCTATAGATGCAGGAAATAAATGGACCAAATGGACTAATGGTTTTCCAACAACTTCTGTTAAAGATTTAGTAATTCATCCAAGAGAACACGATTTGGTAATTGGTACGTTTGGACGAGCTGCTTGGATTTTGGATGATATTAGACCACTACGTGCTATTGCAAAAAACAAACAGGTAATAAATAATAAAATAAAACTCTTCTCTCCTCCTACTGCCTATCAGGCTGCTTACCAACAACCAACAGGAAGTCGTTTTGGTGCAGATGCGATGTTTAATGGCGAAAACAGAAGAGGTGGTGCACAATTCACCTATTTTGTTAATCCTGTAAAACCTGCAATAGAAGACCAGGAAAAAGATAAAAAAGAAGATAATGAAGCTAAAAACAGGAATAATAATAATAATAATAATAATGATGTTAAATGGGATTCCATTACACTTAAAATATATGATGGAGATCGCTTAATTCGTACATTAAAATGTAAAGTTCCAAAAGAAAAAGGACTGCACAAATGGACTTGGAGAATGGATGAAAAAGGTGGAGACAGACCGTCTAGAACTATTAGAAAACGTAAATCTGAACCCTCTGGAGTTTCTGTAAAACCCGGAAATTACAAAGCTGTTTTAGAGTATGGAGATCAAAAAGATGAAACAACTATAATAGTTGCTTCAGATCCTAGATTAGAAGTTTCAACACAAAATATAGAAGACGTATATGCTGCTTTAAAAGAAATTGAAAGTATGCGTCAAATTGCTGCTGATGCTACAAATCAATTATTAAAAAATAAAAAATTAGTAGAAAAATATAAAACTGAATTAACAGATTTAGATAAAGAAAAATACAAAGATGAAATACAAGCATCCAAAGATATTATCAAAGAAATTAATGAAATTATTGATGTATTTGTGGGTAAAGAAGATAAACGTCAAGGTATTACAAAAACTTTAGACATAAGCGTTAATGATAGATTAGGTGCTGCGTCATGGTATGTTGGTTCTAGACAAACCGGTTTAACAACTACCGAAAAAACATTAATGCAGCATGCAAAAACCGATTTAAATACAGCTTTAGAGAAAACTAATAGCTTTTTTAATGAAACCTTTAAGCCTTATTACCAAACTATTAGTAATATAAACATGACCAAAGGTATTGACGAGATAAAAATGTTTAAGTTAGATTAACATGAAAAGCATCCCTTTTGAAGTTACTTTAGCGGATCAATACAGTATTATAATTCCTGAAAAATACGTACAACCGTTTTTAGATAAACATTTGAGTCGTGTTAAAATTAAAGCTAGCCATAATGAGCATTCCATAGATTATCACGCAGCACTCAAAAAAGAAAAGACAGGTTTAATCCGTACGTATTTTAGTAAAGCAAAACAAAAAGAATTAGGGATTTATATAAACGACTATTTTACTGTTCAATTATTTGAAGACCAATCCAAATATGGTGTAGAAATGCCTGAATCTTTGGACGCTGTTTTACTGAGTGATTACGAGGCTTTTAAAATTTTTGAAAGCTTGACTCCTGGTAAACAACGTAGTATAATATATACTATTAAACGTCTTAAAAATGTTCAAAAACAAGTAGATAAATCTATAATAATGACAGATAATTTAAAAAGAGGAATCACTGACCTAAAACTTTTATTTAAAATTAATTAATAGCAAGTAATTTGCAAAAGCATAAATATCTGCTTAACTTTCTAGATTAAACCAAAAAACTATAAAAATGAAAAAAATAAACTTAATATTATTAGCACTTACTTTAGTAATAACAGTAAGTTGTAAAAAAGATAAAACTGCACCAGAAACAGAAAAAACAGTAGCAGAAACTGCTAAAAAAGTTAAAGTGAAATTAGAGTCTAAAAGCGGAAGTAATGTAACCGGAAATGCTGTTTTCACAGAAGAAGATGGTCAAATCAAATTTACTGCGATGATTAGTGGTTTAGAGCAAGGCACACACGCTATTCATATTCATGAAAAAGCTGACTGTTCTTCTGATGATGGAAAATCTACAGGTGGACACTGGAACCCTACAGGAGCACCTCATGGACAATGGGGAAGCTCAGCAGGTTATCATAAAGGTGATATTGGTAATTTAGAAGCAGATGCGGAAGGTCATGCTATGATTATGCTTAAAACTGACGAATGGTGCATTGGTTGTAGTGACAAAAACAAAGATGTTTTAGGAAAAGCTATTATAGTGCATGCAGGAACAGACGACTTTACAACACAACCTACAGGAGCAGCTGGTGGACGTGTAAGTTGTGGTGGCATTATAAAATAAAAACAATAAACGTTATTTAAAAAAAATCGCTTTATGGCGATTTTTTTATGTTTTATTGATATATTCGGACAACATTAAATATTTATGGATTTAGACACTTTAGTATTACAATTTAAAAACAAAGACGAAAAAGCTTTCGAGAAACTTTATAATATGTATAAAGATAGTATGCATGGTGTTATCTACAACATTGTTAGAGATAATGACATAGCAGAAGAAGTCATGCAAGATGTGTTTATTAAAGCTTGGCATAAATCCGATAGTTATGACGTAACAAAAGGACGTTTTTTTACATGGTTAATTAACATATCCAGAAATGCAGCGATAGATAAAACCAGATCCAAGTCTTTTAAAAATTCAGGTAAAAACCTTAACTCCGATTATTTCGTAGATATTATACAATCACAAGACAGTTTAGATGATTCAACAGATGCAATAGGCATCAAAAAGTTTGTTAATAAACTGGCTAAAAAATGTATAGAAGTTATTGAGCTATTATACTTTAAAGGTTTCACACAAAAAGAAGCTTCAGAAGAGTTAGATATGCCAATAGGGACTATAAAAACACGAAACAGAAATTGTATTAAAGAATTAAGAGAAGCCGTATTATAATATGAACATTAACGATTACATAAACTCAGGAATACTAGAACTTTACGTTGCTGGCAAGCTGTCTGAAAAAGAGAGCCAAGAGGTGTATGACTTGATGTTAAAACACCCAGAAGTATTAAAGGAAGTTCTAGAAATTGAAGCTGCATTGGTTAAATTAACTGCTAGTGTTGCTCCTAAAAAAGATATAAAATTTAGTACCATAAAAGGAAGATTAAACACTAATGATACAGATGGTAAAATTATTAGTTTAAACAGACCAAAAACTAAATGGTTTAGTTATACTGGTTGGGCTGCAGCTGTAGTTTTAGCTGGAGGTTTACTCTGGACTATTAATCAAAAATCTGCATTAGAAGACCAAATACAAACAGTTAATACCGAAAAGGATTTTATAGAAATCCAAATGGAAACGTCTAAAACTGATTTAGCTGAGACCAAAAATTTATTAAATATAATTAGAGATAAAAGTATTATAAATATTCCTTTAGAAGGTCAAGCAGCAGCTCCTGGAGCTTATGCTACAGTCTATTGGGATAAAAATGATGATACAGTCTATTTAGACTTACAAGGATTACCAGAACCACCAGAAGGTAAAGTGTACCAAGTCTGGTCTTTAATGCTAAATCCACTTACACCTACTAGCTTAGGAACTATAGACGAATTTATACAAGACGACAACAAGATTTTTAAGTTAGAAAACACTAACGAGTCTCAAGCATTTGGTATTACTTTAGAACCAGCTGGAGGAAGTGTTTCACCAACATTAGAGCAATTATATACTTTAGGTGCTTTAGCGTCCAACTAATAGCTATTAAATCTTTTAAACTATAAAAAAAGACACTAATAGTGTCTTTTTTTATGCCTTTATATTATCTCTTTGTAATATAGTTGTTAACTAAATATCTTCTACAAAATCACCTTTATTTTATTTTTCATACTCTCTGTATTTTATCTAAACAATTTCTACACATCATCTAAATATTATCAGCATATCTTCTTACATGTCATCTACAATTTATCTAGGCAACTACTACTAGACAATCACTACTTGATATAAAACAAGAAAGTGCTTGGAGTTAGATCCAAGCACTTTCAAAACAAACTAACAAAAAACAAACCTTACCTTTTCATAGCATTTAACGTAGTGTTAGTTGTATTACTTATCAATTGTATTTTCCCTTAAACTGATAGTCACAAATACATACGTAATTTTTATGAGTAAGGTTTTATTATATTTAAAACGAATAACTTAAAGTCGTTTTAAAATTAAATGGTGTACCAGGAGTAAAATGAATTTCTTCAACTGGTTGAGCCTCATTCTGTAATCTAGACTCGGTTAAAAACTGAGTTTCTTTCCAATCTGTATCCAGTACATTTTCAATAACAACACCTAGTTTCCAGTGTGTATTAAAACTGTAATTGATATTTAAATCGGTAACAAAATAGCCTTCAGCTATTACACTGTTATCTTCATTTGCTGGTCTATTATCTACATATCTGTAGTTAATTCCTCCAGAAAAATTATTTATATCTTTAAAAGCTATTCCTCCAACCAGAGTAAAATCTGGTGCTAAGGGTATATAATCATTTCCATCTTCCTCTTCTAAACTTCTAGCTCTAGTAAACGTTGCATCTGTATTAAAATAGATGTTGTCTGTAAGTTGATATCTAACTCCAAAATCAATTCCGTAACGCTCAGATTTTCCGCTAGGTTCAATAATACCTGCATCACCAACGTATACAAATTCTTCCTCTGAAAACAGATACCATAAAGCAGTATTTAGCACTAACTTATTAGTTGGCTTCCAAATATTTCCTAGGTCAACTCCATACGCTTTTGGTAGGGCATTATCTATATTTTGATTTAGCACTACTCTAGAGTCATTGGAATGAAATCCAATACCAGATTTGATAAACCATTGTAAGTTTTCATTTTGATTATATTGGATGGATAGTTTTGGTAGCAAAGCCACTTCACTATCCGTTAAGTTACTATAGGTTTCGCTTAACAGATCTTGATATTGAAATTTAATGTACTCTAAACGTAACGCTGGAGTAATTTTTACTTTACCTAAATCTATTTCAGCATTAAAAAAACCATATAAGTTACGTTGATTAACATTACCTAATTGAATATTTTCTAAGGTAGTTTCTCTATTTAATGTGTGTGATAATTCTATGTCATTAACGTCGTCATAACGAAATCCTAAACCTGAAGTATAAGTCACATCAAAATTAGTATAGTATTTGTCTTTTTTGAATTGTGTATTAAATCCGAAAATATCTCTATCTTCTTTTTGTCTAATTTGATCTCCATTAACTGGATCTTCCAGAAAAAAGGTGAAATTAGAATACAATTCAAAGTCATAATTGGAATAAAATGCATTAGACTGCATTGCAATATCATTATCTAAAATAGTACTGAATTGTACATTAAAATTTGTACGACTTGTGTAACCGCCTTCGGTATCGTCTACTGCTCCAAAATTTGAAATAGTTCCGTTATCTACCAAACGTTGTGGAATTTGTCCTGAAGCGTCCCATTGACTGGTAAAATGGCTTAAGGTTAAACCAATTTTAGAATCGTTATTTAAAAAAGCATTATACTTTCCAAACACGTTTAATCTATCAAAATTTTGAGGCGACTCAAAAGGTCCATCGGTTTCGATATACTCTACTGCAACATAGGCGTTTTGAGAATTTTTATTTTCTATAAGATTAAATAAACCTAATGTTCTAAGCGAGTTAAACTGTCCTGCAGAAAAACTAATTAAGTTGTTTTGCAATTTATCTTTAGTTTTAAAATCTACGAAACCTGCTGTTGTAAAATCACCATGATTTGCATAATAAGGCCCTTTTCCAAAACCAATAGTATTAATAGTTTCTGGGATTAAAAAATGTAAATCGCTATAACCTTGTCCGTGTGCGTGAGACACCATATTTACAGGCATACCATCTACAGACAAACTTACATCTGTCCCATGATCTACGTCAAAACCTCTTAAAAATAGCTGTTCAGCTTTACCACCTCCAGCATGCTGACCAATGATTAACCCAGGAACTTTCCTTAATATTTCTTGTGAAGAATTTATTGGACTAGTTTCTAAATCTATTTTAACAATACTGTTTAAAACATCTATTGGTTCTGTTAATACTAACTCGTCTAAAACAAATGCTTTAGAGTCTATATTAATAATTAAAGTATTTTGTAAAAGAGCTTCTGTTAAAACCAATGTTGTTTTTTGGTAGCCTAATAATCCAACGGTTAAGCTATCTCCTAAATTGGTATTATTTATAATAAATTGTCCTAATTGATTAGTATGTGCGTGTTCTTTTGAGTTCTCGTTGTACACGTATGCTGTTTCTAAAGGTTGGTTATTGTCCATAACAT is a window of Olleya sp. YS DNA encoding:
- a CDS encoding YdeI/OmpD-associated family protein; this translates as MKSIPFEVTLADQYSIIIPEKYVQPFLDKHLSRVKIKASHNEHSIDYHAALKKEKTGLIRTYFSKAKQKELGIYINDYFTVQLFEDQSKYGVEMPESLDAVLLSDYEAFKIFESLTPGKQRSIIYTIKRLKNVQKQVDKSIIMTDNLKRGITDLKLLFKIN
- a CDS encoding superoxide dismutase family protein is translated as MKKINLILLALTLVITVSCKKDKTAPETEKTVAETAKKVKVKLESKSGSNVTGNAVFTEEDGQIKFTAMISGLEQGTHAIHIHEKADCSSDDGKSTGGHWNPTGAPHGQWGSSAGYHKGDIGNLEADAEGHAMIMLKTDEWCIGCSDKNKDVLGKAIIVHAGTDDFTTQPTGAAGGRVSCGGIIK
- a CDS encoding RNA polymerase sigma factor, with amino-acid sequence MDLDTLVLQFKNKDEKAFEKLYNMYKDSMHGVIYNIVRDNDIAEEVMQDVFIKAWHKSDSYDVTKGRFFTWLINISRNAAIDKTRSKSFKNSGKNLNSDYFVDIIQSQDSLDDSTDAIGIKKFVNKLAKKCIEVIELLYFKGFTQKEASEELDMPIGTIKTRNRNCIKELREAVL
- a CDS encoding anti-sigma factor, with amino-acid sequence MNINDYINSGILELYVAGKLSEKESQEVYDLMLKHPEVLKEVLEIEAALVKLTASVAPKKDIKFSTIKGRLNTNDTDGKIISLNRPKTKWFSYTGWAAAVVLAGGLLWTINQKSALEDQIQTVNTEKDFIEIQMETSKTDLAETKNLLNIIRDKSIINIPLEGQAAAPGAYATVYWDKNDDTVYLDLQGLPEPPEGKVYQVWSLMLNPLTPTSLGTIDEFIQDDNKIFKLENTNESQAFGITLEPAGGSVSPTLEQLYTLGALASN
- a CDS encoding TonB-dependent receptor, whose amino-acid sequence is MKKIITLIGLVCLVVTTHAQSVKGYVMDNNQPLETAYVYNENSKEHAHTNQLGQFIINNTNLGDSLTVGLLGYQKTTLVLTEALLQNTLIINIDSKAFVLDELVLTEPIDVLNSIVKIDLETSPINSSQEILRKVPGLIIGQHAGGGKAEQLFLRGFDVDHGTDVSLSVDGMPVNMVSHAHGQGYSDLHFLIPETINTIGFGKGPYYANHGDFTTAGFVDFKTKDKLQNNLISFSAGQFNSLRTLGLFNLIENKNSQNAYVAVEYIETDGPFESPQNFDRLNVFGKYNAFLNNDSKIGLTLSHFTSQWDASGQIPQRLVDNGTISNFGAVDDTEGGYTSRTNFNVQFSTILDNDIAMQSNAFYSNYDFELYSNFTFFLEDPVNGDQIRQKEDRDIFGFNTQFKKDKYYTNFDVTYTSGLGFRYDDVNDIELSHTLNRETTLENIQLGNVNQRNLYGFFNAEIDLGKVKITPALRLEYIKFQYQDLLSETYSNLTDSEVALLPKLSIQYNQNENLQWFIKSGIGFHSNDSRVVLNQNIDNALPKAYGVDLGNIWKPTNKLVLNTALWYLFSEEEFVYVGDAGIIEPSGKSERYGIDFGVRYQLTDNIYFNTDATFTRARSLEEEDGNDYIPLAPDFTLVGGIAFKDINNFSGGINYRYVDNRPANEDNSVIAEGYFVTDLNINYSFNTHWKLGVVIENVLDTDWKETQFLTESRLQNEAQPVEEIHFTPGTPFNFKTTLSYSF